Proteins encoded together in one Formosa sp. Hel3_A1_48 window:
- the dapF gene encoding diaminopimelate epimerase, whose amino-acid sequence MTLNFYKYQATGNDFVMIDNRSQLFDKNDTKLVAALCDRRFGIGADGLILLENSSNYDFEMVYFNADGHQSSMCGNGGRSIVAFAKHLGIIQNSTRFLAVDGPHEARVKNTTIDLKMQSVSEIHSASDYVTLNTGSPHYVAFKSEIDALDMKKEGSQIRNSSFFKDEGINVNFVSKLRQNTFGIRTYERGVEDETLSCGTGATAAAIAMHFMKKSSSDNIVLETKGGALHVSFHYADGVYSNVWLSGAANLVFQGVFSLNIESNEY is encoded by the coding sequence ATGACACTTAATTTTTATAAATATCAAGCCACTGGAAATGACTTTGTGATGATTGATAATCGTTCACAATTGTTCGACAAAAATGATACCAAACTCGTTGCTGCACTATGTGATCGTCGTTTTGGGATTGGAGCTGATGGCCTTATTTTATTGGAAAATAGTTCAAACTATGATTTCGAAATGGTGTATTTTAATGCTGATGGCCATCAAAGTAGCATGTGTGGCAATGGTGGTAGAAGTATTGTCGCTTTTGCAAAACATCTTGGAATAATACAAAATTCAACAAGGTTTTTGGCTGTTGACGGCCCTCATGAAGCACGTGTAAAAAACACTACGATTGACCTGAAAATGCAGTCAGTTTCTGAAATTCATTCGGCATCTGATTACGTTACTTTGAATACAGGCTCTCCGCATTATGTTGCTTTCAAATCGGAAATTGATGCATTGGACATGAAGAAAGAAGGCAGTCAAATTCGCAACAGCTCATTTTTTAAAGATGAAGGGATCAATGTAAATTTTGTATCAAAATTAAGGCAAAACACTTTTGGTATACGTACTTATGAACGTGGAGTTGAGGATGAGACTTTGTCATGTGGAACAGGAGCTACGGCTGCTGCCATTGCTATGCATTTTATGAAAAAATCTAGTTCTGATAACATTGTACTTGAGACTAAAGGAGGAGCACTCCATGTATCTTTTCATTATGCAGACGGTGTATATTCAAATGTGTGGTTGTCGGGAGCTGCAAATTTAGTTTTTCAAGGCGTTTTTAGCTTAAATATTGAATCCAATGAATATTAA